Genomic segment of Colletotrichum destructivum chromosome 5, complete sequence:
GAAGCACGAATAGCAACGCCTGGAACTACCTACTTTGTAGCCGATGAAAATGGACAGGCAGCACATCGTGGTTACGCATGGTTGAAAAAGTTCTAACACACTTTCCACGTTGACCACGCAGCACCAGCTTGCACGATAAGCATGGGTTTGCATCCCGTTTGTCTTGAACGTCACTGTTGCACTTGGACATATGCATTCTGGCAGTCATCCAAATATGACACGCGCTATTAGGCGGAAACCAAATACTTTACTGCGACGTCTTCTCTGCAACAGAAAGTCCCATGGCTAGATGTAGAAACAAATAGGAGAATTTTGAACGCTGAAGAATCTCCGTCCAAGTTAGCTATAAGTCATTTGCATTACGGAGACATTGGTTTAGATGCTGGGCAAACCCACGCACAAAGCAAATGGCATCATCATGATCAACGTCAGATGCGCGCGCTTACGGCACTGTCGCAGCATTCATCACTGCCGGCTGGGACCAACCAGTGGCCTTTTTTCGTTTTTTACCAGACTTGCTTACCAGCAGATTCAGAGGGGCAGCCTTCCTAAACCATGGGCAGGTTGCGTTACGAAGATTTGCCGTCAAAGGACTGGAGGGGCACTTCGGATTCAGGATTCAAAGTTAGTCAGTCATGAACATAACAGAGCCCGAGTTAATGATTGCGACAGGATACTCGGGTTAGGAGACAAATCCCGGAGAATCGACATCTTCGACTGCGGCACAGCCTAGCTCGCTCGAAACCACCCGTGGGCTCTGAACAGGTACGGTGGATGGTTACAAAGTACCAACCGGAACAATAACACATGGCTGCTTGATTCGGTCATGTAGGAGAGAAGGACACGGGGTGTCCGTGAGAAGCCGCCGCAAGGAGGAATCGAAGTCACCAATTCTGCTTGTGATCGGCAGACTGTAGACGTAGCCATCGGTATTCATGATCTATCCGGATGACATCTGTCAATTCCGTCTTCAATTTAACTACCTTTGCCTattctcgtcgtctccgtcgacCGTTTCCTGGGCTTGGTCTGCTCTCGTGAGGTCGACTATCGTCTGGGTTGTGGTTGGTTCCCATTTGCCAAAGAGATCCCCATATAGCTTCAGCGCTTCCACTGTATGACGCTCTGCATCATTGTGCTTTCCCTGCGCGGTGCACGTCGCTGAAAGTGCAAACCTAAGAGCGAGGTAGTTCTTATCATTCTTACCAAATATATCCTCATGTAGCTTCAGCGCTTCCACCAGATGACGCTCTGCATCATTGTGCTTTCCCTGCGCGGTGCACGTCGCTGAAAGTGCAAACCTAAGAGCGAGGTAGTTCTTATCATTCTTACCAAATATATCCTCTTGTAGCTTCAGCGCTTCCAGTAGATGATGCTCTGCATCATTGTGCTTTCCCTGAGCGGTGTACGCTTCCGAAAGTATTGACTTAAGCCAGATGTTGCCCTGATGCTTCTTGCCACTGATATCCTCTCGCAACTTCAGCGCTTCAACCAGAAGATGCTCCGCATCTTCATGTTTCCCCTGGGCGTTGTATGTTTGCGCAAGTTGAAGCATGGTGAAGATTGTGCCGATATTCATTTTACCGTTGATCTCAATCTCTAGCTCTAAGACCTCTGCCATTATCGTTTCTGCCTCTGGGTACTTTCCTTGAGAGCTGTATGTTTTTGCAAGTCGAGCCATAGTACTCATTGTCTCTAGATCCTTCTTGCCAAGGAAGTCCTCTTGGAATCTGAGCAATTTTATCTGGATTTGCTCTGCGACGTTATATTTCCCTTGCCTGTGGTATACTAACGCAAGTTGAACCATGGCCTGGAACTGGGCTGTGTCCAAGCTGATTTCTTCAAGAGATTGAAGCAGAGTTCTTGGCTTTAACACTTCCGTCAGGATCTTCTCTGCATCGTCGAGCTTGTTGCCATTTTTGAGGAATGCTGCAAGTCTTGTCATCGCAGTGAGAGTTGTGCGATGCCTCATGCCAAAAGCCTGCTGGGTTAGTTCGACGGCTTCTAATGCAACCTCTTCTGCATCCTCGTATCGTTTTTGAATGGCATACAGCTCTGCAAGTTTGTTCATGTTTAGCAGTGTGATAGGGTGCGTCACCCCCAGTGAGGCCCGCCCAAACAAGTATGCTTTTCGAGTAATAGCCAGCATTTCGTTGTATCGGCCGCGATTCAAGAGGTAGTCATTGACTTTCATCAGAAGAGCCGCAATTTCTTGATTTGCATCCGCTTCGCAAACCTCAGCCCACTCACTGCTCTGCAGCGCATGAGGAAGCCATAACTCGTATTCTTCCCAGGTCTCCTTCGGATTCGAGGGAAAGAGGTCTGATATGAGAAGTAGGGCTATCTTGGAAAACCGCGCGGCCTCCTCTCGGCGCGTTTTCCGGCTCAGGGCATATCGAGCGGCGTCCTGTACAAGCCCGTGCATCTCGTAAGTCTGACCGGTTTCTTGGGGCTTCCGCGCGGATAGGAACGAGAACTCCCTCAACCGAACCACAGCAgtagcggcggcgtcatcatcgtcatccgATTCATCGTCACTCTCTGTGGGCGAGGTCGGACTGCTTGTGCTTTGTCCGATGTTGGCGCGGCACGATCTTGCCGCTGCATGGATGAAACTTTCGGGAATGTTCTCATTGTGGACGTAGGCGAGGGTGAGAAGGAGGTTGTATGCTGTGTGGTCCTTCTTTTTGAGGTGGTCCATCGAAATGCTCCATGTCTGAAGAATGCTGTTCGGGACGGCAGGTCTGCGATGTCGGTCGTGTTCTGACTTCTGCAAGATCTTCCACCTTTTTTTTACTTCATCCAGCCTCGATAAGTACTGCGCTATCGGTACGGACAACCGGCGGATGTACGCCGCGGCCTGCGATACAGCCAGAGGAAGATAGTCCAGCTTTGTCAACAACTCGGAGACGGAATCCTTTTCGTCGTTGAGGACATCATTTCCTCTCGTGCTCTCAAAGAGTGCCGTGGCCTCGCCAGCCGTCATCCGACCGACTTGCAGTCCCTGTCGAACACCCACAAGACTGCCCACGAGCCTTTCGTCGCGAGTGGTCCAAAGCACAGTTCCAACGGGGCCCCGGGGTATGTAATCGTAGAGGCAAGTCTCCTCGGTCGGGTTTCCGTTGTCCCTCGTAGATCCCGAGTCTGAACCAACACCAAAAATGCTGATGTCGTCCGCGTTGTCGACAACGAGAAGCCAGCGAGGCTGCGCCTCTATCCAACCGCGCACGGCATGAAGCAagtccttgcccttcttgtcAAGCCCGGCTTTTCTTGCAAGGGCTTCGTAGTCTTGCGTGAACGTCGCCTCGTTGTCTGCGTGGACCCAGTAGACGGCGCAGTTCGTCTGATGGAAACGGCTGTACGCAAACTCGAGTGCTATTTGCGTTTTCCTGCGATCGTCAGCGGTTTATCCCCGCAACAGGGCCATGGCAGCCTACCCGGACCCCCCCAGACCCCAAAGAGCAGCGCTCTGGTATTCGTCGACGGGAGGGAGCAGAGCGTCAAGGCTGGCGACGACATCGGGCCGGTCGATGAAGTCCTTGTTTTGTTCGAAAGGGAAGACGAAACTCGGCCGTGCTGTGGTCGGTGTTGGGCCTAGAAGTCATGAGTCGATCTTCGGGCGATGAGGGAATAATGCTATGCTTACGGGTGTCCGAAACAGTTACGTTGAGCGTCCCTCCCGTTTCAACATGGGCGCCGGGGAATGCGACATGCCCGGTCGTCGATCCAAAATGGGTCTGCCGGTCCATCGCGGCGAACA
This window contains:
- a CDS encoding Putative tetratricopeptide-like helical domain superfamily, malT-like TPR region, with the protein product MDRQTHFGSTTGHVAFPGAHVETGGTLNVTVSDTRPTPTTARPSFVFPFEQNKDFIDRPDVVASLDALLPPVDEYQSAALWGLGGSGKTQIALEFAYSRFHQTNCAVYWVHADNEATFTQDYEALARKAGLDKKGKDLLHAVRGWIEAQPRWLLVVDNADDISIFGVGSDSGSTRDNGNPTEETCLYDYIPRGPVGTVLWTTRDERLVGSLVGVRQGLQVGRMTAGEATALFESTRGNDVLNDEKDSVSELLTKLDYLPLAVSQAAAYIRRLSVPIAQYLSRLDEVKKRWKILQKSEHDRHRRPAVPNSILQTWSISMDHLKKKDHTAYNLLLTLAYVHNENIPESFIHAAARSCRANIGQSTSSPTSPTESDDESDDDDDAAATAVVRLREFSFLSARKPQETGQTYEMHGLVQDAARYALSRKTRREEAARFSKIALLLISDLFPSNPKETWEEYELWLPHALQSSEWAEVCEADANQEIAALLMKVNDYLLNRGRYNEMLAITRKAYLFGRASLGVTHPITLLNMNKLAELYAIQKRYEDAEEVALEAVELTQQAFGMRHRTTLTAMTRLAAFLKNGNKLDDAEKILTEVLKPRTLLQSLEEISLDTAQFQAMVQLALVYHRQGKYNVAEQIQIKLLRFQEDFLGKKDLETMSTMARLAKTYSSQGKYPEAETIMAEVLELEIEINGKMNIGTIFTMLQLAQTYNAQGKHEDAEHLLVEALKLREDISGKKHQGNIWLKSILSEAYTAQGKHNDAEHHLLEALKLQEDIFGKNDKNYLALRFALSATCTAQGKHNDAERHLVEALKLHEDIFGKNDKNYLALRFALSATCTAQGKHNDAERHTVEALKLYGDLFGKWEPTTTQTIVDLTRADQAQETVDGDDENRQR